The window CCCAACCCGTCAACAAACAACCACCTTCTGATCAGAACACAAACTGCCCGGTTTATCATCATAAATAACAAAGCGGGCAGCAAGCCTTGGCCCTGATTACTCCTCCCCTCTCCCACTCTTCAACAGAATCACCCGAGTTCTGATCACACCCTCGACGCCCTCAATCTCCTGACACACCTCCGGAGACACTGCCGTTGCCGTATCAATAATATTATAGCCCATCGTGCCGTTACTCTTATTGGTATAGCTCATGATATTGATACCGTGCTTACCAAGGATATTACTCATCAAACCGATCATTCCCGGCGTATCCTTATTAATCACAATCAAGCGGGTATGCACCAAGACGGTAGGAATGCTCTCCACATTGGGGAAATTCACACTATGGGTGATATTGCCGTACTCCAGATAATCCTTCAGCTCTTTCACCGCCATGCAGGCGCAGTTTTCTTCCGACTCCGCAGTCGAGGCACCAAGATGAGGGGTCAGGATAACCTTGTCATGCTTAATCAGCTTGGCTGAAGGGAAATCAGAAATATGGCCTGCAATCCTGCCGCTATCAAGGGCCTTAAGCACCGCATCCTCATCCACCACCGGACCACGGGCATAGTTAAAGAGCAGAGCATCCTCTTTCATAAAATCGATGAATTCATCATTTACCAAGCCCTTGGTATTTTTGTTCAGAGGAACATGCAGAGAAACAAAATCCGACTGGGCCAGGAGATTACGCCGCGCCTTGGCCAGCTCCACGTCCGGTAACAAATCATGAATATTATCCATAACCGGATAGGGATCATAGCCGATCACCCGCATATTATGGTGGATGCCCATATTCGCTACCCGCACACCAATCTGGCCCAACCCGATGACCCCCAAGGTCTTGCCGGACATTTCCATGCCCTTAAAGCCCTTTTTCCGTGCTTCAACCTCGGCATTGAGTTTTTCCTCATCATCGCCCTCCAGGCCTTCGCAAAAGGTCATGCCGTCTTTGACGTTACGCAGGGAAATACCCAGCATGGTAAAAAGGAGTTCCACAACCGCATTGGCATTGGCACCAGGGGTATTGAACACACAGATCCCCCTGTCCGAGGCCTCATCTATCGGGATATTATTCACCCCGGCCCCGGCCCGGGCAATGGCAACAAGGTTGGGAAAGTCATCCAGATTAACCGGCGAGCTCCGCACCACAAGTCCTAAGGCTTCTTTTGCCTCAGCGTGCAGCTGATAGTTCTCGCCAAAAAGCTCCAGTCCTTCAGAAGCAACAGCATTCAATACCGCAATGGGACAGGTCGTCATAATTTTTCTCCATTATCCTGTTTTATTCCTATTCTTACCTTCTCTTTGCCCAGGAAAAGCTCGTGCTTTTCCAGAACACCACAATCAACATGTAACACAATGATACAACTTACTTTTACCCCTAAAAGAAGAACCTTTCCCACCTGGCCGCCAAAAAATGTATTTGCTTGTCATTTTTTTCTGTGATAGTCGTTTAGATAGCCCTACTAAATTAATAATGAATTCTAAAAGCGGACAAGAAAGAGAATACCTCTGCGCACTTCTCCGGTTTCTCTTCGGGTACTCAAGACGGGGATGGCTCAGAAAAATGAGCAGGTTACAGGATAGGGTCAAGTGAGTTATCTCTCAGCCGAAAATCCTACCATAGAATTACCCTATCAGCAATCTCCCGTTACACAGCTGATCAACGTATTGAAAAGCAGGTTATGAGAACAGAACTCTTCATCACTCAATCGGTCCGCGCGGTATTCAATCAAAAAATCAGAAAAAGCAACAATCTGATTTTATTGAGATAAGGAGACAAAAATGTACGATATACTGATCGTTGATGATGATCTGTTCGCACTCGCTCTCCTCGAAGAGCAGCTTAAAGGTTACGGTGATTTTTTCACCCCCGTATATGCCAGTAATGGTAAAGAGGCGGTTGAAATATTGAGCCAGGTGGAGATCTCTTTACTGGTTACGGACCTCATTATGCCTGGCGACATCAACGGCTGGCATCTTATTGAGTATATAGAAAATTTTCATCCAAATATCCCTATCGTTGTTATTACAGGGTGTAAAGATGAAGAAAAAGTAGCCGCGCTTGAAGGCCGGGTACGGGAAATTTTACTCAAACCGATTCGGGTAAAACAGTTGGTGAAGATCGTTACCAATATCCTGAATGAGGATATTGCGAGCGGCAATTTGAAAGGAGTTTCCGTAGGATCGTTCTTACAGCTCTTAGAGATGGATGAAAAAACCTGCCTGCTGGAGGTAGGAACATCCCCAAAGAACAAAGGCTTACTCTATATTCACCAGGGCAAACTCTACGACGCTGAATACGGAGATCTCCAGGAATATGAGGCGGCATGCCGCCTGATTGCTATGGATAATGTCAGCTTTAAAATCAAGGCGCTCCCTAAGCTGGAAATCCGCCGAAGAATAAAATCAGAACTCATGTCCATTATTATGGACGCCATGAAGCTGAAAGACGAGGTCAAGCAGGGAGAAAGTCTGGAGCTCCCGCCTCGTGACTACAGCGATGATGAAAACAAACAACGGGCCTTTGAAACGGACTGGCGCCAATCCGTCAAGGATGATGAAGACGACGAAGATGAGCTGGACGAGCTCGACACTGATTCGCTTCATCACACCGATGACGAGCCCGTTATCATGCCCTCTCCTCAACAAGAACAAGAGCCTGTCACACCCAAAGAGGACGTCTTTATTCCAACAATGGCCGTCTGTTCCACAACGGGATGCACCAGCTCTCTGGAATCTCTCTTGAAAAAACTCCGCAGCATCAAGGGATATAAGGGAGCAGGCATAATGGACTTTACTGGCGAGACCATTGCTTCAGATTGCCTTGATGCACATATTGACATTGCCAGTATCGGTGCCGTGTTTAACGATGTCTTTCGCTCTGCCCAGGAAACAGCTGAGAGTTTAGGGGTTCATACCTGTACGGAACTGGTCCTCAAAACCAATGAATGTATCATTATCTTGTGCGGCTCGGGATCGGAATCTGTTGTCCCTTTTC is drawn from Candidatus Electrothrix aestuarii and contains these coding sequences:
- a CDS encoding phosphoglycerate dehydrogenase; the protein is MTTCPIAVLNAVASEGLELFGENYQLHAEAKEALGLVVRSSPVNLDDFPNLVAIARAGAGVNNIPIDEASDRGICVFNTPGANANAVVELLFTMLGISLRNVKDGMTFCEGLEGDDEEKLNAEVEARKKGFKGMEMSGKTLGVIGLGQIGVRVANMGIHHNMRVIGYDPYPVMDNIHDLLPDVELAKARRNLLAQSDFVSLHVPLNKNTKGLVNDEFIDFMKEDALLFNYARGPVVDEDAVLKALDSGRIAGHISDFPSAKLIKHDKVILTPHLGASTAESEENCACMAVKELKDYLEYGNITHSVNFPNVESIPTVLVHTRLIVINKDTPGMIGLMSNILGKHGINIMSYTNKSNGTMGYNIIDTATAVSPEVCQEIEGVEGVIRTRVILLKSGRGEE
- a CDS encoding response regulator, with amino-acid sequence MYDILIVDDDLFALALLEEQLKGYGDFFTPVYASNGKEAVEILSQVEISLLVTDLIMPGDINGWHLIEYIENFHPNIPIVVITGCKDEEKVAALEGRVREILLKPIRVKQLVKIVTNILNEDIASGNLKGVSVGSFLQLLEMDEKTCLLEVGTSPKNKGLLYIHQGKLYDAEYGDLQEYEAACRLIAMDNVSFKIKALPKLEIRRRIKSELMSIIMDAMKLKDEVKQGESLELPPRDYSDDENKQRAFETDWRQSVKDDEDDEDELDELDTDSLHHTDDEPVIMPSPQQEQEPVTPKEDVFIPTMAVCSTTGCTSSLESLLKKLRSIKGYKGAGIMDFTGETIASDCLDAHIDIASIGAVFNDVFRSAQETAESLGVHTCTELVLKTNECIIILCGSGSESVVPFHLIAVLDKDGNQALTRMQLTKIVPLAARELN